One part of the Dermacentor andersoni chromosome 2, qqDerAnde1_hic_scaffold, whole genome shotgun sequence genome encodes these proteins:
- the LOC126540702 gene encoding carbohydrate sulfotransferase 13-like has protein sequence MLEANDDVDAGIILQRQCIRDIYAGERDAFAYLSGDTACRRKFANLIRRSSLVGLFASHRKGRLMPAKVCSSKLCFLAAASCLIVVVYLPQVKTPPWRNIEADKSSTVVKDDNDARRARIKSVCERHRSYLPLQRPTPGLGVNLPSPSRRTVQCDSSQCPLFVDDSRSLAFCFIAKVASTSLKGIFAPLLNVTVVGHGTDALHSSFRYQTLRFGPRTLLQGNRSHYTKAMFVRHPFERLMSTYIDKALRGPEEMAWAYKLHWYKIPGVHDERRSPTFSEFVEYVLATTAENADEHWSPYYALCQPCLLDYDFVGKLETAGRDFPLFFSLVDMGGKADVLGHDNTRHEVSGISATDTKYYFKQLSFHQVMRLYAWYFYDFELFGYDFREYLP, from the exons ATGCTTGAAGCCAACGACGATGTAGATGCTGGCATTATACTTCAACGGCAATGTATTCGTGACATTTACGCTGGTGAAAGAGACGCTTTCGCATACCTCTCCGGTGACACTGCGTGCCGTCGCAAGTTCGCGAACCTAATACGACGTAGCTCGCTCGTGGGATTATTCGCCAGCCACCGCAAAGGCCGCTTGATGCCCGCAAAGGTCTGCTCGTCGAAACTATGCTTTCTTGCAGCAGCATCATGTCTAATCGTGGTAGTGTACTTGCCCCAAGTGAAAACACCGCCGTGGAGAAACATCGAAGCT GACAAGTCATCCACCGTTGTCAAGGACGACAACGACGCTAGGAGAGCGAGAATCAAGTCGGTGTGCGAGAGGCACCGTTCGTACCTACCGCTGCAGCGCCCTACTCCCGGTCTTGGCGTGAACCTGCCTTCTCCTAGTCGACGCACCGTGCAATGCGACTCGAGCCAGTGCCCGCTGTTCGTAGACGACTCGCGTTCGCTGGCCTTCTGCTTTATCGCCAAGGTGGCGTCGACCAGCTTGAAAGGCATTTTCGCGCCCCTTCTCAACGTCACCGTGGTCGGACACGGCACAGACGCCCTGCACTCGTCGTTCCGCTACCAGACTCTCCGGTTTGGTCCGAGAACGCTGCTGCAGGGAAACAGAAGCCATTACACGAAG GCGATGTTCGTGAGGCATCCGTTCGAGCGCCTTATGTCCACCTACATCGACAAGGCGCTCAGGGGTCCCGAGGAGATGGCGTGGGCCTACAAACTCCACTGGTACAAGATCCCCGGAGTGCATGACGAGCGGCGCAGCCCGACGTTCTCGGAGTTCGTGGAATACGTGCTGGCGACGACTGCGGAGAACGCGGACGAGCACTGGTCTCCGTATTACGCGCTGTGTCAGCCCTGCCTCCTGGACTACGACTTCGTCGGCAAGCTGGAGACAGCAGGCAGGGACTTCCCACTGTTCTTTTCCCTCGTGGACATGGGAGGGAAGGCGGACGTTCTTGGTCACGACAACACTCGGCACGAAGTAAGCGGGATTAGCGCGACAGACACGAAGTATTACTTCAAGCAGCTGTCGTTCCACCAGGTCATGAGACTGTACGCCTGGTACTTTTACGACTTCGAGCTGTTCGGCTACGACTTCAGGGAATATCTACCGTAG